Proteins from a single region of Synechococcus sp. WH 8109:
- the tsaE gene encoding tRNA (adenosine(37)-N6)-threonylcarbamoyltransferase complex ATPase subunit type 1 TsaE, protein MLPKAIVELNLCRDAEASGSLDLNSTRHVWSLETLETTRALGRLLARELPKGAILLLSGPLGAGKTSLVQGLAEGLGISEAITSPTFALAQHYPQGEPQLVHLDLYRLEQPASADELFLQEEEEARATGALMAVEWPERLGIDLAEAWRLELRHQDEGRLAQLTPPRNAST, encoded by the coding sequence ATGCTCCCTAAAGCAATCGTGGAGTTGAATCTCTGCAGAGACGCCGAGGCTTCGGGCTCGCTAGATCTGAACTCTACAAGGCATGTCTGGTCCCTTGAGACCCTTGAGACGACTCGAGCCCTGGGCCGATTGCTGGCGCGCGAGCTTCCGAAGGGCGCAATCCTGCTGTTGAGCGGCCCCCTGGGGGCCGGCAAGACATCGTTGGTGCAGGGCCTGGCAGAAGGTCTCGGGATCAGCGAAGCGATCACCAGCCCCACCTTTGCCCTGGCGCAGCACTACCCCCAGGGGGAACCGCAGCTGGTGCATCTTGATCTCTATCGCTTGGAGCAACCGGCCTCCGCCGATGAACTGTTTCTTCAGGAGGAGGAGGAAGCCCGCGCCACCGGGGCGTTGATGGCCGTGGAGTGGCCGGAACGGCTGGGGATCGATCTGGCCGAGGCCTGGCGACTCGAGCTGCGTCACCAGGACGAGGGCCGACTGGCTCAGCTCACCCCCCCCAGGAACGCCTCCACCTGA
- the ahcY gene encoding adenosylhomocysteinase has protein sequence MVAAPTSPAELKLGVDCVIADINQADFGRKELDIAETEMPGLMALREKYGSEKPLKGARIAGSLHMTIQTAVLIETLVELGAEVRWASCNIFSTQDHAAAAIAAQSIPVFAVKGETLEEYWDYTHRILEWGDGGSPNMILDDGGDATGLVMLGSKAEQDITVLDNPGNEEETFLFASIKKKLAQDPSFYSRTKAQIQGVTEETTTGVARLYKMQKSGELPFPAINVNDSVTKSKFDNLYGCRESLVDSIKRATDVMVAGKQALVIGYGDVGKGSAQSLRGLGATVCIAEVDPICALQAAMEGYRVVRLEDVVEDMDIFVTATGNYQVIRNEHLVKMKDEAIVCNIGHFDNEIDVASLKEYEWENIKPQVDHITLPSGNKIILLAEGRLVNLGCATGHPSFVMSNSFTNQVLAQIELFTKGDEYAKEVYVLPKHLDEMVARLHLGRIGAKLTELSKDQAEYINVPVEGPYKPDHYRY, from the coding sequence ATGGTGGCAGCGCCCACGTCCCCTGCTGAGCTGAAGCTCGGCGTTGATTGCGTCATCGCCGATATCAACCAGGCCGATTTCGGCCGCAAGGAACTCGACATTGCCGAGACCGAGATGCCCGGTCTGATGGCGCTGCGCGAGAAGTACGGCAGCGAGAAGCCCCTCAAGGGTGCTCGCATCGCCGGCTCCCTGCACATGACAATTCAGACCGCGGTTCTGATCGAGACCCTGGTGGAGCTCGGGGCCGAAGTGCGCTGGGCCTCCTGCAACATCTTCTCCACCCAGGACCATGCCGCTGCGGCCATCGCCGCACAGAGCATTCCGGTCTTCGCCGTCAAAGGTGAGACCCTGGAGGAGTACTGGGATTACACCCACCGCATTCTCGAGTGGGGTGATGGCGGGTCCCCCAACATGATCCTGGATGACGGTGGCGATGCCACTGGTCTGGTGATGCTTGGCAGTAAGGCCGAGCAGGACATAACGGTTCTGGATAATCCCGGCAACGAAGAGGAGACCTTCCTCTTCGCCTCGATCAAGAAGAAGCTGGCCCAGGACCCCAGCTTCTACTCCCGTACCAAGGCCCAGATCCAGGGCGTGACCGAGGAGACCACCACGGGTGTGGCGCGTCTCTACAAGATGCAGAAGAGCGGTGAGCTGCCCTTCCCAGCCATCAACGTCAACGACTCCGTCACCAAGAGCAAGTTCGACAACCTCTACGGTTGTCGCGAGTCGCTGGTGGACAGCATCAAGCGCGCCACCGACGTGATGGTGGCGGGCAAGCAGGCCCTGGTGATCGGCTACGGCGATGTGGGCAAGGGATCGGCCCAGTCCCTGCGTGGTCTCGGTGCCACCGTCTGCATTGCAGAAGTAGATCCGATCTGCGCCCTGCAGGCCGCCATGGAGGGCTACCGCGTCGTCCGTCTCGAGGACGTGGTCGAAGACATGGACATCTTCGTCACCGCCACCGGCAACTACCAGGTGATCCGCAACGAGCACCTGGTGAAGATGAAGGACGAAGCCATCGTCTGCAACATCGGTCACTTCGATAATGAGATCGATGTCGCCTCCCTCAAGGAGTACGAGTGGGAGAACATCAAGCCGCAGGTGGACCACATCACCCTGCCAAGCGGCAACAAAATCATCCTGTTGGCGGAAGGCCGCCTGGTGAACCTGGGCTGCGCCACCGGCCACCCCAGCTTTGTGATGAGCAACTCCTTCACCAACCAGGTGTTGGCACAGATCGAGCTGTTCACCAAGGGTGATGAGTACGCCAAGGAGGTGTACGTGCTGCCCAAGCATCTCGATGAGATGGTGGCTCGCCTTCAC